From Solwaraspora sp. WMMD1047, the proteins below share one genomic window:
- a CDS encoding MarR family transcriptional regulator produces MVDDDLNVGVLMFIAHRAMENRVFSALADAGFTDFTRAQGRLMSRIGPAGTRLTELAEQAQVTKQTAGFLVDQLERTGYVERVPDPTDARARLVRIVGRGQAVLPVARAAADQVEREWADHLGERGMAQLRRALTALREITDPYAE; encoded by the coding sequence ATGGTCGACGACGACCTGAACGTCGGGGTGCTGATGTTCATCGCCCACCGGGCGATGGAGAACCGGGTCTTCTCGGCGCTGGCGGACGCCGGCTTCACCGACTTCACCCGGGCCCAGGGCCGGCTCATGTCCCGGATCGGACCGGCCGGCACCCGGCTGACCGAGCTCGCCGAGCAGGCCCAGGTGACCAAGCAGACCGCCGGGTTTCTGGTGGACCAGCTGGAACGCACCGGCTATGTCGAACGGGTGCCGGACCCCACCGACGCCCGCGCCCGGCTGGTCCGGATCGTCGGCCGTGGTCAGGCTGTCCTCCCGGTCGCGCGGGCCGCCGCCGACCAGGTCGAGCGCGAGTGGGCCGACCACCTCGGGGAGCGTGGGATGGCCCAGCTCCGCCGCGCGCTGACCGCGCTGCGGGAGATCACCGACCCGTACGCCGAGTGA
- a CDS encoding MerR family transcriptional regulator, producing the protein MRIGEVAARTGVSVRSLRYYEEQGLLGSTRTPSGQRHYTGDVVDRVRLIQTLYSAGLSSRTIAQLLPCVDAPGERTSDDAWERMLRERDRITGHIEQLTRTRAMLDQLIAVNRDNRAEFARR; encoded by the coding sequence ATGCGGATCGGGGAGGTGGCGGCGCGGACCGGGGTGAGTGTCCGGTCCCTGCGCTATTACGAGGAGCAGGGCCTGCTGGGCAGCACGCGTACGCCGAGCGGTCAGCGCCACTACACCGGGGACGTGGTGGATCGGGTTCGGCTGATCCAGACCCTCTACTCCGCCGGGCTGTCCAGCCGCACCATCGCTCAACTCCTCCCGTGCGTCGACGCGCCCGGTGAGCGGACCTCCGACGACGCCTGGGAGCGGATGCTGCGCGAACGGGACCGCATCACCGGGCACATCGAGCAACTCACCCGGACCCGGGCGATGCTCGACCAGCTCATCGCGGTCAATCGCGACAACCGGGCGGAGTTCGCCCGCCGCTGA
- a CDS encoding alkene reductase, protein MTTLFDRYQLGDLTLPNRVVMAPMTRVRATADGLATGSMASYYAQRASAGLIVTEGVQPSLVGQSNPGTPGLHTEQQVKAWRPVTDAVHTNGGRIFAQLMHGGRVSHPDTTGRQPVAPSAVPAVGEVFTPTGPKPAPVPRALATAEVPEQARSYAEAARRALDAGFDGVELHGANGYLISQFLSSNANLRTDAYGGSVPNRIRFAVEAVTATVDAVGAGRTGIRLSPGAGIWGVQETGIPELYGALLAELAPLGLAYVHLEATTDEEILLGLRAAWPGTLVVNPAFPMGPVQTDKAAAVRWLGLGADLISFGRAFIANPDLVERLRQDLPIAETDQQTWYAGGDTGYLTYPAYQHR, encoded by the coding sequence ATGACGACCCTCTTCGACCGTTACCAGCTTGGCGACCTGACCCTGCCCAACCGGGTGGTGATGGCGCCGATGACCCGCGTCCGCGCGACCGCGGACGGGCTGGCCACCGGATCGATGGCCAGCTACTACGCCCAGCGCGCCAGCGCCGGGTTGATCGTCACCGAGGGGGTGCAGCCGAGTCTGGTGGGACAGTCCAACCCCGGCACCCCGGGGCTGCACACCGAGCAGCAGGTCAAGGCGTGGCGGCCGGTCACCGACGCGGTGCACACCAACGGTGGGCGGATCTTCGCCCAGCTCATGCACGGCGGCCGGGTATCGCACCCGGACACCACCGGTCGGCAACCGGTGGCCCCGTCGGCCGTACCCGCGGTCGGCGAGGTCTTCACCCCGACCGGCCCGAAACCGGCACCGGTGCCGCGGGCGTTGGCGACGGCCGAGGTGCCCGAGCAGGCCCGGTCGTACGCCGAGGCGGCACGGCGGGCCCTCGACGCCGGCTTCGACGGGGTGGAGTTGCACGGCGCGAACGGCTACCTCATCTCCCAGTTCCTGTCCAGCAACGCGAATCTGCGCACGGACGCCTACGGCGGATCGGTGCCGAACCGGATCCGGTTCGCGGTGGAGGCGGTGACCGCGACGGTGGACGCCGTGGGCGCCGGCCGGACCGGCATCCGACTCTCGCCCGGTGCCGGCATCTGGGGCGTCCAGGAGACCGGAATCCCCGAGCTGTACGGCGCGCTGCTCGCCGAACTCGCCCCGCTCGGACTGGCCTACGTCCATCTTGAGGCCACCACCGACGAGGAGATACTGCTGGGGCTCCGCGCCGCCTGGCCCGGCACGCTTGTGGTCAACCCCGCGTTCCCGATGGGACCGGTGCAGACCGACAAGGCAGCCGCCGTCCGCTGGCTGGGCCTCGGGGCCGACCTGATCAGCTTCGGCCGCGCCTTCATCGCCAACCCGGACCTCGTCGAACGGCTCCGTCAGGACCTGCCCATCGCGGAGACCGACCAGCAGACCTGGTACGCGGGCGGCGACACCGGCTACCTGACCTACCCCGCCTACCAGCACCGCTAG
- a CDS encoding lytic transglycosylase domain-containing protein has translation MGLAVALLVGGCGASGGADRGGVPLGGESELVSAESGQADGAPGDPAAVAGPTPATTGTAGTAAERAGQAATPAVGQPPRRPKVVRDQGAPIRKDLPPPMPQPSPTDCRPTYVGPQATRAEVKAVLTDAAGRVYLPVSAPHLRVPLDLIKAVAWQESGWQSNIVACDGGVGLMQVMPATADWMNEIFDESYDLHDYRDNAPLGANYLAWLIRFFADSYFGGAYALTAADCAGSTDHCLLNLVIAAYNYGPYAVDTDQGLVIPNPQYVRNVRALMTECVCLSF, from the coding sequence GTGGGATTGGCTGTCGCGTTGCTGGTCGGCGGATGCGGGGCGTCGGGCGGCGCCGACCGCGGTGGGGTGCCGCTCGGCGGCGAGAGCGAACTGGTCTCGGCGGAGAGCGGTCAGGCCGACGGAGCGCCGGGCGATCCGGCCGCGGTGGCAGGGCCCACACCCGCAACGACCGGGACGGCCGGGACGGCCGCGGAGCGCGCCGGGCAGGCGGCGACCCCGGCCGTCGGGCAGCCGCCCCGCCGGCCGAAGGTGGTACGCGACCAGGGCGCGCCGATCCGCAAGGACCTCCCACCGCCGATGCCGCAGCCGTCGCCGACCGACTGCCGGCCGACCTACGTCGGGCCGCAGGCCACCCGTGCCGAGGTGAAGGCGGTCCTGACCGACGCCGCCGGGCGTGTCTACCTGCCGGTCTCGGCGCCGCACCTGCGGGTGCCGCTGGACCTGATCAAGGCGGTGGCCTGGCAGGAGAGCGGTTGGCAGTCCAACATCGTCGCCTGCGACGGCGGAGTCGGGCTGATGCAGGTGATGCCGGCGACCGCCGACTGGATGAACGAGATCTTCGACGAGTCCTACGATCTGCACGACTACCGAGACAACGCGCCGCTCGGCGCCAACTACCTCGCCTGGCTGATCAGGTTCTTCGCCGACTCCTACTTCGGCGGCGCCTACGCGCTGACCGCCGCCGACTGCGCCGGCAGCACCGACCACTGCCTGCTGAACCTGGTGATCGCCGCCTACAACTACGGCCCGTACGCGGTCGACACCGACCAGGGCCTGGTCATCCCGAACCCGCAGTACGTGCGAAACGTGCGGGCGCTGATGACCGAGTGCGTCTGCCTCAGCTTCTGA
- a CDS encoding cellulose binding domain-containing protein encodes MVVGAGVGAMIFLLVVAVGWVPLSASPTAAPPAQPAPQWPFAPGSTDAFPSAPPLAPGAPAPSPTGSASPPVEGSSGGAATDLPATHPTATATRTKPAPPAAPPTVTGHYQLMASYDDSFIGEVVLRNVSGVDRQWTVELRFPAGVGELRTFWVESAPQATLRRSGGLFIFTSTVALPAGSSVPLRFHIDRTGAANAPSDCRVNGTAC; translated from the coding sequence ATGGTCGTCGGCGCCGGGGTGGGCGCGATGATTTTCCTGCTGGTCGTGGCGGTCGGTTGGGTGCCGCTGTCGGCCAGCCCGACCGCCGCGCCGCCGGCCCAACCCGCTCCACAGTGGCCATTCGCGCCCGGCTCGACCGACGCGTTCCCGTCCGCACCGCCGCTCGCACCCGGCGCACCCGCGCCGTCGCCGACCGGGTCCGCGTCACCGCCGGTCGAAGGCTCGTCGGGCGGTGCGGCGACTGATCTGCCGGCCACCCACCCGACCGCCACCGCGACCCGCACGAAGCCGGCCCCGCCCGCCGCGCCACCGACGGTGACCGGCCACTACCAGTTGATGGCCAGCTACGACGACTCGTTCATCGGCGAGGTGGTGCTCCGGAACGTGTCGGGGGTCGACCGGCAGTGGACCGTCGAGCTGCGGTTCCCGGCCGGGGTCGGTGAGTTGCGGACGTTCTGGGTCGAGTCCGCGCCGCAGGCGACCCTGCGCCGGTCCGGCGGGCTGTTCATCTTCACCAGCACGGTCGCGCTGCCGGCCGGGTCGAGCGTGCCGCTGCGGTTCCACATCGACCGCACCGGCGCGGCGAACGCGCCGTCCGACTGCCGGGTGAACGGGACCGCCTGCTGA
- the pulA gene encoding pullulanase-type alpha-1,6-glucosidase — MKPSPVPRKALLALGCLLALTLVGTPVVIDRLAADPAGTDRTVSVTGAAQWAGEPAERVLAEAGAANRPRAEQFYFVLPDRFANGDPGNDRGGLTGDRLNTGFDPTDKGFYQGGDLKGLINRLDYIQGLGSTAIWLAPVFRNRPVQGEGDDVSAGYHGYWITDFTELDPHFGSKADLRRLVRLAHQRGIKIYLDVIVNHTADIIRYAEDEYSYRDKTTEPYRDAAGRPFEDRNHADGDRDFPAVNGDSFPYTPTFETPGDAKVKVPAWLNDPTMYHNRGDSTFAGENSEYGDFFGLDDLWTERPEVVRGMTKIYADWVTATGVDGFRLDTVKHVNLDFWPQFSQGVEAAARRAGKPDFFMFGEVYSADAEVTSTYVRRGGLPATLDFGFQEAARGFVAADAPARTLADLYARDDLYRARDTDAGRLPTFLGNHDMGRIGSFIAAGGTDPASHLRRDQLAHELMFLSRGQPVIYSGDEQGFTGPGGDKDARQPMFASRTADYLDDDLLGTDRTHAVDQFDRGHPLYRTIAELGALRRAHPALRDGVQLTRYAADGPGVFAFSRIDPTDRTEYLVAVNNADTAQQITVDTWTPGATFTAVYGPGSTVAGPGSPAAGAGSSVAAGADGRVTLTVPPLAAVAYRAGAAIPAPTGRPAVTIAEPDAGGVAVGRAAVTAEVIGDPLATVTVAARVAGGRWTLLGSADHAPYRVHHDLTGLPAGTRIEYKAVARDGRGRTATARSTATVGTPAQGAVRDWLVVHYQRTDGSYDDWNLYPWGDIDPAWQTTWPTGQPFAGEDSYGRFAWVKLKPDARTAGFLVVDGAGNKDVDTDRTVDVRQTGEIWLKQGDPTIYPSRQAATGEPDPPADESTAVLHYRRPAGDCPADPCPADPYAGWGLHVWDGAATPTDWADPLPPAERDAFGITFRVPLAADATGLSYIIHHGDTKDLPDDQRLDFATAGREAWLLAGTPGRLLPMTATAGRDLDLTRQRAHWIDRSTVAWPPPTAADTLEPTKHLDGKRYDLVVAPAGGIRVVDGELVGAYTSIRLSAARNGLTEAQRTRFPHLWRHSALTLDRRDLARVPAALRGQLIVTERDHTGALLAATGVQLPGVLDDLYAEAAAHARLGPTFDRGRPTVAVWAPTAREVALELFDAPTGTPSRTVAMRRDDRTGVWSVRGDKDWRGSYYRYRVRTWQPATQELATASVTDPYSLALAADSTHSQLVDLVDPALAPAGWAKLRKPAPVPAARTQIQEVSVRDFSIADPSVPADRRGTYLAFTDPASTGMSHLRLLGEAGVTHLHLLPTFDFATIPERRADQAQPDCDLAALPPDSDRQQACVAAVADTDGYNWGYDPLHYTVPEGGYATEPQGAARTAEFRRMVAGINGAGLRVVLDVVYNHTSAAGADPKSVLDRIVPGYYHRLLDDGTVADSTCCANTAPEHAMMGKLVVDSIVTWATGYKVDGFRFDLMGHHPKANILAVRAALDRLTVARDGVDGSAILLYGEGWDFGEVAGDARFVQATQANLAGTGIGTFNDRLRDAVRGGGPFDANPRQQGFASGLFTDPNGDPVNGTAEQQRAALLHQQDQIKVGLAGNLAGYRFRASDGRVVTGAQIDYNGSPTGYTAAPGEAVSYVDAHDNEILYDALAYKLPAGTPMADRVRMQVLALSPVLLGQGAGFVTAGTERLRSKSLDRNSYNSGDWFNQIRWDCVTGNGFGAGLPPAADNDDKWPYARPLLADPALVPDCAAIDGTAARYAELLRVRNSSPVFGLPTAAEVQRRVSFPLSGPAETPGVITMRLDGERLDPTWRSVTVVFNATPEQVSQTVPGLRGADVALHPVLRGSADPVVRTASADRRTGTLTVPARTVAVFVEAR, encoded by the coding sequence ATGAAGCCCTCCCCCGTCCCGCGCAAGGCCCTGCTCGCCCTCGGCTGCCTGCTGGCTCTCACCCTGGTCGGCACCCCCGTCGTCATCGACCGGCTGGCCGCCGACCCGGCCGGCACCGACCGGACGGTCAGCGTCACCGGTGCCGCCCAGTGGGCCGGCGAACCAGCCGAGCGGGTGCTCGCCGAGGCCGGGGCGGCGAACCGGCCCCGAGCCGAGCAGTTCTACTTCGTCCTGCCCGACCGGTTCGCCAACGGCGACCCTGGCAACGACCGGGGCGGCCTGACCGGCGACCGGCTGAACACCGGATTCGACCCCACCGACAAGGGCTTCTACCAGGGCGGCGACCTCAAGGGACTCATCAACCGGCTGGACTACATCCAGGGCCTGGGCAGCACCGCGATCTGGCTCGCCCCGGTCTTCAGGAACCGTCCGGTGCAGGGTGAAGGCGATGACGTGTCGGCCGGCTACCACGGCTACTGGATCACTGACTTCACCGAGCTCGACCCGCACTTCGGCAGCAAGGCCGACCTGCGGCGGCTGGTCCGCCTGGCGCACCAGCGCGGCATCAAGATCTACCTCGACGTGATCGTCAACCACACCGCCGACATCATCCGGTACGCCGAGGACGAGTACTCCTACCGCGACAAGACCACCGAGCCGTACCGGGACGCCGCCGGCCGGCCGTTCGAGGACCGCAACCACGCCGACGGCGACCGCGACTTTCCCGCGGTGAACGGCGACTCCTTCCCGTACACCCCGACCTTCGAGACGCCGGGCGACGCGAAGGTCAAGGTTCCCGCGTGGCTCAACGACCCGACCATGTACCACAACCGCGGGGACTCGACCTTCGCCGGTGAGAACAGCGAGTACGGCGACTTCTTCGGCCTCGACGACCTGTGGACCGAACGCCCCGAGGTGGTCCGGGGGATGACGAAGATCTACGCAGACTGGGTCACCGCCACCGGCGTGGACGGCTTCCGGCTGGACACCGTCAAGCACGTCAACCTGGACTTCTGGCCGCAGTTCAGCCAGGGGGTCGAGGCCGCCGCGCGCCGGGCCGGCAAGCCCGACTTCTTCATGTTCGGCGAGGTCTACAGCGCCGACGCGGAGGTCACCTCGACCTACGTACGGCGGGGCGGGCTGCCGGCCACCCTCGACTTCGGCTTCCAGGAGGCCGCCCGCGGCTTCGTCGCCGCCGACGCCCCGGCCCGCACCCTGGCCGACCTGTACGCCCGGGACGACCTCTACCGCGCCCGCGACACCGACGCCGGCCGGCTGCCCACCTTCCTCGGCAACCACGACATGGGCCGGATCGGGTCGTTCATCGCCGCCGGCGGCACCGACCCGGCCAGCCACCTGCGCCGCGACCAGCTCGCCCACGAGCTGATGTTCCTCTCCCGCGGGCAGCCGGTGATCTACTCCGGCGACGAGCAGGGCTTCACCGGGCCGGGCGGCGACAAGGACGCCCGGCAACCGATGTTCGCCTCCCGGACCGCCGACTACCTCGACGACGACCTGCTCGGCACCGACCGCACCCACGCCGTCGACCAGTTCGACCGCGGGCACCCGCTCTACCGGACCATCGCCGAGCTGGGCGCCCTGCGCCGGGCACACCCGGCGCTGCGCGACGGCGTGCAGCTCACCCGGTACGCCGCCGACGGCCCCGGCGTCTTCGCGTTCTCCCGGATCGACCCGACCGACCGCACCGAGTACCTGGTCGCGGTCAACAACGCCGACACCGCCCAACAAATCACCGTCGACACCTGGACCCCCGGCGCCACCTTCACCGCCGTCTACGGCCCCGGCTCAACGGTCGCCGGCCCCGGGTCGCCGGCCGCTGGCGCGGGCTCGTCGGTCGCGGCCGGGGCGGACGGGCGGGTCACCCTGACCGTGCCGCCGCTGGCCGCGGTCGCCTACCGGGCCGGCGCCGCCATCCCGGCGCCAACCGGCCGGCCGGCGGTCACCATCGCCGAGCCGGACGCCGGGGGAGTGGCCGTCGGCCGGGCCGCCGTCACCGCCGAGGTGATCGGCGACCCGCTGGCCACCGTCACCGTCGCCGCCCGGGTGGCCGGCGGCCGGTGGACGCTGCTCGGTAGCGCCGACCACGCGCCGTACCGGGTGCACCACGACCTGACCGGGCTGCCCGCCGGCACCCGGATCGAGTACAAGGCGGTGGCCCGCGACGGCCGGGGCCGCACCGCCACCGCCCGCTCGACGGCCACCGTGGGCACCCCCGCCCAGGGCGCCGTCCGGGACTGGCTGGTGGTGCACTACCAGCGCACCGACGGCTCCTACGACGACTGGAACCTCTACCCGTGGGGCGACATCGACCCGGCCTGGCAGACCACCTGGCCGACCGGGCAGCCGTTCGCCGGCGAGGACTCCTACGGCCGGTTCGCCTGGGTGAAACTCAAGCCCGACGCCCGCACCGCCGGCTTCCTGGTCGTCGACGGCGCCGGCAACAAGGACGTGGACACCGACCGGACCGTCGACGTCCGCCAGACCGGCGAGATCTGGCTCAAACAGGGGGATCCGACGATCTATCCGAGCCGCCAGGCGGCCACCGGGGAGCCAGACCCGCCGGCCGACGAGAGCACTGCCGTACTGCACTACCGCCGCCCGGCCGGCGACTGCCCCGCCGACCCCTGCCCGGCCGACCCCTATGCTGGCTGGGGGCTACACGTCTGGGACGGCGCGGCCACCCCGACCGACTGGGCCGACCCGCTGCCCCCGGCCGAGCGGGACGCCTTCGGCATCACCTTCCGGGTGCCGCTGGCCGCCGACGCCACCGGCCTGAGCTACATCATCCACCACGGCGACACCAAGGATCTCCCCGATGACCAGCGGCTCGACTTCGCCACCGCCGGCCGCGAGGCGTGGCTGCTGGCCGGCACCCCCGGCCGGCTGCTGCCGATGACCGCCACCGCCGGGCGCGACCTGGACCTCACCCGCCAGCGCGCACACTGGATCGACCGGTCCACCGTCGCCTGGCCGCCGCCGACCGCCGCCGACACCCTGGAACCGACGAAACACCTGGACGGCAAACGGTACGACCTGGTCGTCGCCCCGGCCGGTGGCATACGCGTGGTCGACGGCGAGCTGGTCGGCGCGTACACGTCGATTCGGCTGTCGGCGGCGCGCAACGGGCTCACGGAGGCCCAGCGGACGCGGTTTCCGCACCTGTGGCGGCACAGCGCCCTCACCCTCGACCGGCGGGACCTGGCCCGGGTGCCGGCGGCGCTGCGCGGGCAGCTCATTGTCACCGAGCGCGACCACACCGGCGCGCTGCTCGCCGCCACCGGCGTGCAGCTGCCCGGCGTGCTCGACGACCTCTACGCCGAGGCGGCCGCGCACGCCCGGCTCGGCCCCACCTTCGACCGGGGCCGACCCACCGTCGCGGTCTGGGCACCGACCGCCCGGGAGGTGGCGCTGGAACTCTTCGACGCCCCGACCGGCACCCCGAGCCGGACCGTCGCGATGCGCCGCGACGACCGCACCGGCGTCTGGTCGGTGCGCGGCGACAAGGACTGGCGGGGCAGCTACTACCGGTACCGGGTGCGGACCTGGCAGCCGGCCACCCAGGAGCTGGCCACCGCCTCGGTGACCGACCCGTACTCGCTGGCGCTGGCGGCCGACTCCACCCACAGCCAGCTCGTCGATCTGGTCGACCCGGCGCTGGCCCCGGCCGGCTGGGCGAAGCTGCGCAAACCGGCGCCCGTGCCGGCCGCCCGTACCCAGATCCAGGAGGTGTCGGTCCGCGACTTCTCGATCGCCGACCCGAGCGTGCCGGCCGACCGGCGCGGCACCTACCTCGCCTTCACCGACCCGGCCAGCACCGGCATGAGCCACCTGCGGTTGCTCGGCGAGGCCGGGGTCACCCACCTGCACCTGCTGCCCACCTTCGACTTCGCGACCATCCCCGAACGCCGCGCCGACCAGGCCCAGCCGGACTGCGACCTGGCCGCGCTGCCGCCGGACTCGGACCGGCAGCAGGCCTGCGTGGCGGCCGTCGCCGACACCGACGGCTACAACTGGGGCTACGACCCGCTGCACTACACCGTCCCGGAGGGCGGCTACGCCACCGAGCCGCAGGGCGCCGCCCGGACCGCCGAGTTCCGGCGGATGGTCGCCGGGATCAACGGCGCCGGTCTGCGGGTGGTGTTGGATGTGGTCTACAACCACACCTCGGCGGCCGGGGCCGACCCGAAGTCGGTGCTGGACCGGATCGTCCCCGGCTACTATCACCGGTTGCTCGACGACGGCACGGTGGCCGACTCCACCTGCTGCGCCAACACCGCCCCCGAGCACGCCATGATGGGCAAGCTGGTGGTCGACTCGATCGTCACCTGGGCCACCGGGTACAAGGTGGACGGGTTCCGGTTCGACCTGATGGGGCACCACCCGAAGGCGAACATCCTCGCCGTACGCGCGGCGCTGGACCGGCTGACGGTCGCCCGGGACGGGGTCGACGGCTCAGCGATCCTGCTTTACGGCGAGGGTTGGGACTTCGGCGAGGTGGCCGGCGACGCCCGGTTCGTCCAGGCCACCCAGGCGAACCTGGCCGGCACCGGGATCGGCACCTTCAACGACCGGCTCCGCGACGCGGTCCGCGGCGGCGGCCCGTTCGACGCCAACCCGCGCCAGCAGGGCTTCGCCTCGGGCCTGTTCACCGACCCGAACGGCGACCCGGTGAACGGCACCGCCGAGCAGCAGCGCGCCGCCCTGCTGCACCAGCAGGACCAGATCAAGGTCGGGCTGGCCGGCAACCTGGCCGGCTACCGGTTCCGGGCCAGCGACGGCCGGGTCGTGACCGGCGCGCAGATCGACTACAACGGCTCGCCCACCGGCTACACCGCCGCCCCGGGCGAGGCGGTCAGCTACGTCGACGCGCACGACAACGAGATCCTGTACGACGCGCTGGCGTACAAGCTGCCGGCCGGCACCCCGATGGCCGACCGGGTCAGGATGCAGGTGCTGGCCCTGTCGCCGGTGCTGCTCGGTCAGGGCGCCGGCTTCGTCACCGCCGGCACCGAACGGCTGCGCTCCAAGTCGCTGGACCGCAACTCGTACAACTCGGGGGACTGGTTCAACCAGATCCGCTGGGACTGCGTCACCGGCAACGGGTTCGGCGCCGGTCTGCCGCCGGCCGCCGACAACGACGACAAATGGCCGTACGCCCGGCCGCTGCTGGCCGATCCCGCCCTGGTGCCCGACTGCGCGGCGATCGACGGCACCGCCGCCCGCTACGCCGAACTGCTGCGGGTACGCAATTCGTCACCGGTGTTCGGGCTGCCGACGGCGGCCGAGGTGCAGCGGCGGGTCAGCTTCCCGCTCTCCGGCCCGGCCGAGACCCCGGGCGTGATCACCATGCGGCTGGACGGGGAGCGACTGGACCCGACGTGGCGTTCGGTCACCGTGGTCTTCAACGCGACGCCGGAGCAGGTCAGCCAGACCGTACCCGGCCTGCGCGGGGCGGACGTCGCGCTGCACCCGGTGCTGCGCGGGTCGGCCGACCCGGTGGTCCGGACCGCGTCGGCGGACCGGCGGACCGGCACCCTCACCGTGCCGGCCCGCACCGTCGCCGTCTTCGTCGAGGCCCGCTGA
- a CDS encoding maleylpyruvate isomerase family mycothiol-dependent enzyme codes for MDREQQWQAIAAERTSLADLLEDRPPADWDRPSLCADWRVRDVVAHLIVAADLRPLPATIELIRAGGSFNRMVRDSARRRADRQPGTLLAELRAVSDARRVPPGTGPENLLMDVLVHGQDIAIPLGLDRPMPVAAARAAADRLWAIGFPFHARRRFGGYRLAATDTDWTRGDGPAVEGPIDALLLLLAGRTASLPRLAGDGATELSTRLSARGPTT; via the coding sequence ATGGATCGGGAACAGCAGTGGCAGGCGATCGCCGCCGAACGGACCAGCCTCGCTGACCTGCTCGAAGATCGACCGCCGGCCGACTGGGACCGGCCGTCGCTCTGCGCCGACTGGCGGGTCCGGGACGTCGTCGCGCACCTGATCGTCGCGGCCGATCTGCGGCCGCTGCCCGCCACGATCGAGCTCATCCGGGCCGGCGGCAGCTTCAACCGGATGGTCCGCGACAGCGCCCGGCGTCGGGCCGACCGCCAGCCCGGGACCCTGCTGGCCGAGCTGCGGGCGGTCTCGGACGCCCGCCGGGTGCCGCCCGGCACCGGCCCCGAGAACCTGCTGATGGATGTCCTCGTGCACGGCCAGGACATCGCCATCCCGCTGGGACTGGACCGGCCGATGCCGGTGGCGGCGGCCCGAGCGGCCGCCGACCGGCTCTGGGCGATCGGCTTCCCGTTCCACGCCCGCCGCCGGTTCGGCGGCTACCGGCTGGCCGCGACCGACACCGACTGGACCCGGGGCGACGGCCCGGCGGTCGAAGGGCCGATCGACGCCCTGCTCCTGCTGCTGGCCGGCCGGACGGCCAGCCTTCCCCGGCTCGCGGGTGACGGCGCGACCGAACTCTCCACCCGCCTCTCCGCCCGCGGGCCGACCACCTGA